GTGATCGTGCTCGCAAACTCCGAGCGATTTTTGCACCTCGTCGAGAAACTCGGCGGCGGATTCCTTGCCCGGCCTGCGGTGGTAGCGGAAGCCGATCGCGTCCGACAGCGAAGTGTTGCGGAAAAATATCGCGAGATCGCGGCCGTCGCCGTCCAGCTCGTACGGGCAGCATGGGTGCTTCGGCGCGTCCGCCGGCTCGATTTCGCTTCGTTCGAGAATCGCCTGGTCGGTAGCGATCCAGCGCACGCCCGCATCCTTGAACATCGCGACCAGGTCGGGGCTGACGCTGCCCTCCGAAGGCCACATCCCGCGCGGGTGGTATCCCAATATCTGGGTCATGAAAGAGATGCCGCGGCCAATCTGCTCCGCGGCGTCCTCGGGATACGCAAACGCGATGCGGTCAAGCGTCGCCTGCGGGACGTGGTTGCGCGCGTTGCGCGAGTCCGCGAGCAGCGGGAGGATCGGATGATAAAACGGCGTCGTGGAAAGTTCCGTACGCGTAGTCTTGCCGATTTCCCGCCAGAGATCGAGTAACTTTGCGAGACAGGAATTCTGGAATTCCGCGACCGCTTGCTTGTCGTCCTCGGAAAAGTCTTTTCCTTTTTCTATGAGCGCCGCGATCGAGGGGTCTTTGCGCGCGGTGAATCCGCACCAGGCCAGGTTGAACAGCACCTGCAGGTCGCGGAAATCGCGCTCGGTGAACCGCGCGATCGAATGCTCGATCTGCGCGGGCTGCACGTGAAGGCCGCGCAAACGCAAAAGAGACCAGTACCGCGGCCAGGGTTTTATCGAGGTGTCCCAGTTGATGCTGAAGAAATACTGGAGGATGAAAGCCTTGTCTTCCGGCGAAAGCTCGGAAGCGGGTTTGATCGAAAGCACGCGGAAACGATCGGTGACCTCGCCCTTCAAGTAATCCTGTATCTGCAACAAAAGCGACGGTACAAGATTGATGGTATGGCCGACATCGGGGAATTTCAAAGCCATCGTCGCGATGTCGAGATAGCCTTTCGTCGCGTGCAGCCGCACCCACGGAAGAAGATAGTCGCCCGTGGCCGCCGACTTGTACAGCGGCTGGTGCATGTGCCAGAGAAGCGCAAGATAACAATCGCGGCCGGACAAAACCGAAACCTACCCCCTTGAAGGCGGCAGGAATATACCACAGCGATTGCCATGCGGCAACGCGGTTCCGCTATAGGAGTTCCGGCCCGGCGCGGCCTTAAAATCGCGCTACGCGGGCTAATCTTTGACTTCGGATTCCACCCAGTCGGCGTATCCGTCGCTCGCGGCGACCGCGAACGCGAGGATTTCGGGGACGACGTAGGGATGCAGCTCGGTTACCGCAGCGACGAGGCGCGCCGCGCAGTCCGCGCGCGTCTTGAGCAGCACCGTCACTTCCGTCTCCCACGATTTGTCGCCGTCCCAGCGGAAGAAGGACTCGCCCGGCGGCAGGACGTGGCCGCATGCGATCACGCCGCGCTCGTGCAGCGCTTCGACAAGCTCACGCGCCGCGTCCCTGTCGGCGAGCGTCGTCATTACGATGGAGATGGGTTTCATTCGATCAACCCGCGGCTTCGGAGCAATTCCGAGTAATCATCAAAGTATAACTTGCAGTCTATCAGATTTCTTAACTCCGCCGAATTCAGGCCGATCTGACGGGCTATTTTGGCAAGCATGTCCGGCCCGAACTCATCGTAACTCCTGCTGAAAACCGTAAACACGCCGGTCATCTCCTGCTCTGCATTTACAAACGAAAGCTAAATATGCCTGGATGCATTTTCTCTTGAGAATCCCTTCCTGCACAATGCCGAAATAACTTCGTCCCTACTCCACCCGCCCAATTCACCCTCCGAGAATCAATCAGGAACCGATGCAGCCGCTACAAGCTTGTCCCTGATTCTTCGAGCTCTTCCATCCAGTCTTTCGTCTGGCAAATTTCGGAATCGGAAGAAAGACATGCAAATTACAACCTCCAATTCCTCCTCGGCCACCTCCGGCAGCTTGTCGAAAGTTACAACGTCTCCGTCCAGTGCCGATGCCTTGTAAAATTTCCCATCCCACTCCACTTTCGCTTCGAGAGGCGGTGAAAAAACAACCGTCCCCTCGTCGCCTTCTATGCGCTCGATTATGTGAACAGACGGTTTATGCCCCGCGCCGTCCCGATTGCGCGCGGACGAATTGCGCCCAGTCTTGGGCAGGGTGCCAGTTGAACCGACTTTGGCCATACGATGCACCTCCGGGACACCGTCAAGCGCTCCTAGTCGCATGTTGCGAAATCCCGCGATGATTATACCCC
The window above is part of the bacterium genome. Proteins encoded here:
- a CDS encoding divalent-cation tolerance protein CutA, with product MKPISIVMTTLADRDAARELVEALHERGVIACGHVLPPGESFFRWDGDKSWETEVTVLLKTRADCAARLVAAVTELHPYVVPEILAFAVAASDGYADWVESEVKD